The following proteins come from a genomic window of Yinghuangia sp. ASG 101:
- the rox gene encoding rifampin monooxygenase — protein MIDVIIVGAGPTGLMLAGELRLHGVRVLVVDKEAEPTPYSRALGLHVRSIEVMAQRGLLDRFLAHGTKYTGGGFFAALGREWPEGMDTAHSYVLGIPQVVTDRLLAEHAVESGAEIRRGCELVGLHRDDDGVTAELSDGTRESARYLVGCDGGRSTVRKLLDIGFPGEPNRVEWLLAEAELTAPWPDVAAAVARIRETEVRFGIGPSEGDTYRFVVPTRKLGTHRDVPPTLDELRDEVRAIAGTDFGVHAPRRLTRFGDATRLADRYRIGRVLLAGDAAHIHPPVGGQGLNLGVQDAFNLGWKLAAEINGWAPDGLLDTYESERRPVAAGVLELTRAQTTLLLPEPGPRALRQILSELIAFEDVNRHLIEKISAIGIRYDVGEGHELLGRRLRDIRLKQGRLYDLTHSGRGLLLDRTGRLSVDGWADRVDHVVDSGDELDVPALLLRPDGHVAWVGEDQGDLAAHLPEWFGAAA, from the coding sequence GTGATTGATGTGATCATCGTCGGTGCCGGGCCCACCGGGTTGATGCTGGCCGGCGAGTTGCGGTTGCACGGTGTGCGGGTGCTCGTGGTGGACAAGGAGGCCGAGCCCACCCCGTACTCGCGCGCGCTCGGCCTGCACGTGCGCAGCATCGAGGTGATGGCCCAACGGGGTCTCCTGGACCGCTTCCTCGCGCACGGCACGAAGTACACGGGTGGGGGCTTCTTCGCGGCCCTCGGCCGGGAATGGCCCGAAGGCATGGACACCGCGCACTCGTATGTCCTCGGCATCCCGCAGGTCGTCACCGACCGCCTCCTGGCCGAGCACGCCGTCGAGTCGGGCGCCGAGATCCGGCGCGGCTGCGAACTGGTCGGGCTGCATCGCGACGACGACGGGGTGACCGCCGAACTGTCCGACGGCACACGGGAGTCCGCGCGCTACCTGGTCGGCTGCGACGGAGGCCGCAGCACCGTGCGCAAGCTGCTCGACATCGGTTTCCCCGGCGAGCCCAATCGGGTCGAATGGCTTTTGGCGGAGGCGGAGTTGACCGCACCGTGGCCGGACGTCGCCGCCGCGGTCGCCAGGATCCGTGAGACGGAAGTGCGCTTCGGCATCGGGCCGTCCGAAGGCGACACCTACCGCTTCGTCGTCCCCACCCGAAAACTCGGCACGCACCGGGACGTTCCCCCGACGCTCGACGAACTCCGGGACGAGGTACGGGCGATCGCCGGGACCGACTTCGGCGTCCACGCACCGCGCCGCCTCACCCGCTTCGGCGACGCCACCCGGCTGGCCGACCGCTACCGCATCGGCCGCGTGCTGCTGGCCGGCGACGCCGCGCACATCCACCCGCCGGTCGGCGGACAGGGGCTCAACCTCGGCGTCCAGGACGCGTTCAACCTGGGCTGGAAGCTCGCCGCCGAGATCAACGGCTGGGCGCCGGACGGCCTGCTCGACACGTACGAGAGCGAACGCCGCCCGGTGGCCGCGGGCGTCCTCGAACTCACCCGCGCGCAGACCACCCTGCTGCTCCCCGAGCCGGGCCCTCGGGCGCTGCGCCAAATCCTCTCGGAACTCATCGCGTTCGAGGACGTCAACCGCCACCTGATCGAGAAGATCTCCGCGATCGGGATCCGCTACGACGTCGGCGAGGGCCACGAACTGCTCGGCCGCCGCCTGCGGGACATCCGGCTCAAGCAGGGCCGGCTGTACGACCTGACGCACTCCGGCCGCGGCCTGCTGCTCGACCGGACCGGCCGCCTGTCAGTGGACGGTTGGGCGGACCGCGTCGACCACGTCGTCGACAGCGGCGACGAACTCGACGTTCCCGCACTGCTGTTGCGCCCGGACGGACACGTCGCCTGGGTCGGCGAGGACCAGGGCGATCTGGCGGCCCACCTGCCCGAGTGGTTCGGCGCGGCGGCCTGA
- a CDS encoding TetR/AcrR family transcriptional regulator yields MAAGREQRVGRPKRADARRNREALVEQAKLAFAESGVNASLDEIARRAGVAGGTLYRHFPTRLDLIEAVLAEQITELADLGRGLSAAEDEFEGLATWLRATLRHCLTYRGLSATVMTSALDHDTSGLASTCHAELFEVGDALLTRARQAGTIAPDADNADVLKMISAMAWAAEDAPDAQGQADRLLAFLLNGLRTGGR; encoded by the coding sequence GTGGCGGCGGGTCGCGAACAGCGCGTCGGGCGTCCGAAGCGGGCGGACGCCCGACGCAACCGGGAGGCGTTGGTCGAGCAGGCGAAACTCGCGTTCGCCGAGTCCGGGGTGAACGCGTCGCTGGACGAGATCGCGCGGCGGGCGGGTGTGGCCGGCGGGACGCTCTACCGGCACTTCCCCACGCGCCTGGATCTCATCGAGGCGGTACTCGCCGAGCAGATCACCGAGTTGGCCGACCTGGGCCGCGGGTTGTCGGCCGCCGAGGACGAATTCGAGGGCCTGGCAACGTGGTTGCGCGCCACGCTCCGGCATTGCCTCACCTACCGGGGCCTGTCGGCCACCGTGATGACCTCGGCGCTCGATCACGACACGAGCGGTCTGGCGTCGACGTGCCACGCGGAACTCTTCGAGGTGGGCGACGCGTTGCTGACCCGGGCCCGGCAAGCGGGAACGATTGCCCCGGACGCCGACAACGCGGACGTGCTGAAGATGATCAGCGCGATGGCCTGGGCCGCCGAGGACGCCCCGGACGCACAAGGCCAAGCCGACCGCCTCTTGGCCTTCCTCCTCAACGGACTGCGCACCGGCGGACGTTGA
- a CDS encoding aldo/keto reductase has translation MFRIGGDLEVGRLGFGAMHLATEPGAVRENALAVARRAVELGITLIDTAYLYGGGGNEELLADALFPYPEELLITTKIGISRSSSSGEWRYDGRPDVLRGQVDQALRRLRVDRIELLQLHRVDPEVPLAEQVGTLRDLRTEGKIGRIGLSEVTVDELAQARAVVDIASVQNRYNLLDREHEPVLAVCEEAGIAFLPWRTVAWGDAGARAEVAAIASESDATPTQVALAWLLAHSPVILPIPGTSRIDHLTENLAAQELRLNREQRELLDGLA, from the coding sequence GTGTTTCGGATCGGCGGGGACCTGGAAGTCGGGCGACTCGGGTTCGGGGCCATGCATTTGGCGACGGAACCGGGAGCGGTTCGGGAGAACGCGCTCGCGGTGGCCCGGCGGGCGGTGGAGCTGGGGATCACGCTGATCGACACCGCGTACCTCTATGGCGGCGGCGGCAACGAGGAGTTGCTCGCGGACGCGCTGTTCCCGTACCCGGAAGAGCTGCTGATCACCACGAAAATCGGTATCTCGCGGTCGAGTTCGTCCGGCGAATGGCGGTACGACGGCCGACCGGACGTGCTGCGCGGGCAGGTCGACCAGGCGCTGCGCCGACTGCGGGTGGACCGGATCGAGTTGCTGCAACTGCATCGCGTCGATCCCGAGGTCCCGCTGGCCGAACAGGTGGGCACCCTGCGGGACTTGCGGACCGAGGGCAAGATCGGCCGCATCGGGCTGTCCGAGGTCACCGTCGACGAACTCGCCCAGGCCCGGGCCGTCGTCGACATCGCGAGCGTGCAGAACCGCTACAACCTCCTCGACCGCGAACACGAGCCCGTGCTCGCGGTCTGCGAGGAGGCGGGTATCGCGTTCCTGCCGTGGCGCACGGTCGCCTGGGGTGACGCGGGCGCCCGGGCCGAGGTCGCCGCCATCGCCTCCGAGTCGGACGCCACACCCACCCAGGTGGCGCTGGCCTGGCTGCTCGCCCACTCGCCGGTGATCCTCCCGATCCCGGGGACATCGCGGATCGACCACCTGACGGAGAATCTGGCCGCGCAGGAGCTGCGCCTGAACCGGGAGCAGCGCGAACTCCTCGACGGGTTGGCGTAG
- a CDS encoding GmrSD restriction endonuclease domain-containing protein, translating to MGKELFSETTDPISHLVRNIGRGEIALPELQRPFVWSAAQVRDLFDSLLKGFPIGSLLFWETGADSSARQIGTGSKERSPRFLVVDGQQRLTALYAVLTGEHVVRKDFSRGPIRIAFRPKDETFAVADAATDNDPEFLPDISALWNESEPREVEHKFLTRLAARRPLDQSESSRLGVALSRVQLLSGYQFRIVELNEAVDAEQVAEIFVRINNNGVQLKQADFILTLMSVHWQQGRRDLEAFCDAARQPSLTGASPFNWHIEPEPDQLLRVTTAVALRRAVLKQVYAVLRGRDVETGEHSPSLRQERFERLEATQKQVLDLTNWHEFLQCLERAGFRGGAMISSENAVVFSYVMWLLGRVEYGVPVDRLREVIARWFFMAQLTGRYSGSFETQVEQDFNKLQGVPAGDADMYVAALGRIVDDTLTPDFWRIALPNRLDASSARPPAWLAYTAALNILDADTLLSTTKIRSRLDPAILLRKGVERHHLFPRNHLKKQGVREIQKINQVANMALVDWNINIKISDSPPSEYWPRQLAAAPLGADRLARQRYWHALPEGWETMPYDDFLPARRKLIAEVVRDAFAKLGDADYAPEYPEPTRAVPAQRASENTWVTVADLLTSGLLTPGTRLTPKPSSHRAEAHVNADGNIVLDGVEYETPSPAAQAVIGGGHRGGWGFWIAHLPDEGPVLLDELRARYRALGQQ from the coding sequence GTGGGCAAGGAATTGTTCAGTGAGACGACCGATCCGATCTCGCACCTGGTGAGGAACATCGGGCGCGGGGAGATCGCGCTGCCGGAGCTGCAAAGACCGTTCGTCTGGTCGGCAGCGCAAGTCCGCGACCTGTTCGACTCGTTGCTCAAGGGCTTCCCCATCGGATCGCTGCTGTTCTGGGAGACCGGCGCCGACTCCTCCGCACGGCAGATCGGGACCGGAAGCAAGGAGCGTTCCCCACGGTTCCTCGTGGTCGACGGACAACAACGGCTGACGGCCTTGTACGCGGTGCTGACGGGGGAGCACGTCGTGCGCAAGGACTTCTCCAGGGGGCCGATCCGCATCGCGTTCCGTCCCAAGGACGAGACGTTCGCCGTCGCGGACGCGGCCACCGACAACGACCCGGAGTTCCTGCCGGACATCAGCGCGCTGTGGAATGAGAGCGAACCCCGCGAGGTCGAGCACAAGTTCCTCACACGCCTGGCCGCGAGGCGACCGCTCGACCAGTCCGAGAGCAGCCGTCTCGGCGTCGCTCTGAGCAGGGTGCAACTCCTCAGCGGCTACCAGTTCCGCATCGTCGAGCTGAATGAAGCCGTCGACGCGGAACAGGTCGCGGAGATCTTCGTACGGATCAACAACAACGGAGTCCAGCTCAAGCAGGCCGACTTCATCCTGACGTTGATGTCCGTGCACTGGCAGCAGGGCCGCCGCGACCTGGAGGCGTTCTGCGACGCGGCCCGGCAGCCGTCGCTCACCGGGGCCTCCCCGTTCAACTGGCACATCGAGCCCGAGCCGGACCAGTTGCTGCGCGTGACCACCGCGGTGGCGCTGCGTCGAGCGGTGCTCAAGCAGGTGTACGCGGTACTCCGTGGCCGTGATGTGGAGACAGGCGAGCATTCCCCGTCACTGCGACAAGAGCGGTTCGAGCGCCTGGAAGCCACGCAGAAACAAGTCCTCGACCTCACGAACTGGCACGAGTTTCTGCAATGCCTGGAACGTGCGGGTTTCCGCGGCGGGGCGATGATCTCCTCGGAGAACGCCGTGGTGTTCAGCTACGTCATGTGGCTCCTCGGTCGTGTGGAGTACGGCGTCCCGGTGGACCGCCTCCGGGAAGTGATCGCCCGGTGGTTCTTCATGGCGCAATTGACCGGGCGTTACTCGGGATCGTTCGAAACCCAGGTCGAACAAGACTTCAACAAGCTTCAGGGCGTACCCGCCGGGGACGCGGACATGTACGTGGCCGCGCTGGGCCGCATCGTGGACGACACCCTGACACCCGACTTCTGGCGAATCGCGCTGCCCAACCGCCTGGACGCGTCGAGCGCCAGGCCGCCCGCATGGCTGGCTTACACGGCCGCGCTCAACATCCTCGACGCCGACACACTGCTGTCCACGACCAAGATCCGCAGTCGCCTCGATCCGGCGATTCTGCTGAGGAAGGGCGTCGAACGACACCACTTGTTCCCGCGGAATCACCTGAAGAAGCAGGGAGTTCGCGAGATCCAGAAGATCAACCAGGTCGCCAACATGGCCTTGGTCGACTGGAACATCAACATCAAGATCTCCGATTCGCCCCCCTCGGAGTATTGGCCGAGGCAACTCGCCGCAGCGCCACTGGGCGCGGATCGCTTGGCCCGGCAGCGCTACTGGCATGCGTTGCCGGAGGGCTGGGAGACCATGCCGTACGACGACTTCCTGCCGGCACGGCGCAAGCTCATCGCCGAGGTCGTTCGCGATGCGTTCGCCAAACTCGGCGACGCCGACTATGCGCCGGAGTACCCGGAACCGACGCGAGCCGTTCCGGCACAACGCGCCTCCGAAAACACCTGGGTCACGGTCGCCGACCTGCTGACGAGTGGGTTGCTCACCCCCGGGACGCGACTCACCCCGAAACCGTCCTCACACCGGGCCGAGGCGCATGTGAACGCCGACGGCAACATCGTCCTCGACGGCGTGGAATACGAAACGCCGTCACCGGCCGCCCAAGCGGTCATCGGTGGAGGCCACCGCGGCGGATGGGGTTTCTGGATCGCCCATCTGCCGGACGAGGGCCCGGTATTGCTCGACGAACTACGCGCACGGTACCGGGCTTTGGGCCAGCAATAG
- a CDS encoding GDSL-type esterase/lipase family protein, giving the protein MTLRATQFAELVPPPGCVVLLGDSITEGGLWHEWFPDVPLVNRGIGGNTVADVLARLDTAVVDPAAIFLLIGTNDLETGLAKDQVFARRPRLTPGQIAEGMRHLVSAIRERAPHADLFIQSVMPREPEVAGRLHELNAAYREIAKDADATYIDLWPALADETDGLRPAFTVDSLHLNGAGYAAWVEVLRPYVDGLDLGRGSGGERSGSAV; this is encoded by the coding sequence ATGACCCTGCGCGCAACGCAGTTCGCCGAGCTTGTCCCGCCGCCCGGATGCGTGGTCCTGCTGGGGGACAGCATCACCGAGGGCGGCCTGTGGCACGAGTGGTTTCCGGATGTTCCGCTGGTGAACCGGGGAATCGGCGGCAACACCGTCGCCGACGTCCTGGCCCGACTCGACACCGCGGTCGTCGACCCCGCCGCGATCTTCCTGCTCATCGGGACGAACGACCTGGAGACCGGACTCGCCAAGGACCAGGTGTTCGCCCGGAGGCCACGCCTGACGCCCGGTCAGATCGCGGAAGGCATGCGCCACTTGGTGAGCGCCATCCGCGAACGTGCCCCGCACGCCGACCTGTTCATCCAGAGTGTGATGCCGCGCGAGCCCGAGGTGGCGGGTCGGCTGCACGAACTCAACGCCGCCTACCGGGAGATCGCGAAGGACGCCGACGCGACGTACATCGACCTGTGGCCGGCGCTCGCCGATGAAACGGACGGCCTGCGACCCGCGTTCACGGTCGACAGCCTGCACCTGAACGGGGCCGGATACGCGGCGTGGGTGGAGGTGCTGCGGCCGTACGTCGACGGACTGGACCTCGGGCGGGGGAGCGGGGGCGAGCGCAGCGGCTCGGCGGTGTGA
- a CDS encoding IS481 family transposase yields the protein MLHRNAPLSETGRLRLARCIVVDGWPPRRAAERFQVSHTTARRWAARYREHGEAGMRDRSSRPHASPRRTPTRTERRIVKVRVLKRWGPARIAYLLRLNPSTVHRVLTRYRLARLAHLDRTTGRPVRRYERAAPGELVHVDIKKLGRIPDGGGHRALGRAAGKPNSTGTGYAYLHNAVDDHSRLAYSEIHGDERKETAIAFWTRARAFFAEAGVTVERVLTDNGSCYRSKLWANTLAAQGITHKRTRPYRPQTNGKVERFNRTLLDEWAYATAYRSEAERREAFGPWLHSYNHHRGHTALGGKPPASRVTNLTGQYS from the coding sequence ATGCTCCACCGTAATGCACCTCTGTCCGAGACCGGCCGGCTGCGTCTGGCCCGCTGCATCGTCGTGGACGGCTGGCCGCCGCGCCGTGCGGCGGAACGCTTCCAGGTCTCGCACACCACCGCGCGCCGCTGGGCGGCGCGCTACCGCGAACACGGCGAGGCCGGCATGCGCGACCGCTCCTCGCGTCCGCACGCCAGCCCGCGCCGGACCCCGACGCGGACCGAACGCCGGATCGTCAAGGTCCGGGTCCTCAAGCGCTGGGGCCCGGCCCGGATCGCCTACCTGCTCCGGCTGAATCCGTCCACCGTGCACCGCGTCCTGACCCGCTACCGCCTCGCGCGGCTCGCGCACCTGGACCGCACCACCGGCCGCCCGGTCCGCCGCTACGAACGCGCCGCGCCGGGCGAACTGGTCCACGTCGACATCAAGAAGCTCGGCCGGATACCCGACGGCGGCGGTCACCGCGCACTCGGCCGCGCGGCCGGCAAGCCGAACTCCACCGGCACCGGCTACGCCTACCTCCACAACGCCGTCGACGACCACTCCCGCCTGGCCTACAGCGAGATCCACGGCGACGAGCGCAAGGAGACCGCCATCGCGTTCTGGACCCGCGCCCGGGCGTTCTTCGCCGAGGCCGGGGTCACCGTCGAACGCGTGCTGACCGACAACGGCTCGTGCTACCGCTCGAAACTGTGGGCCAACACCCTTGCCGCGCAAGGAATCACACACAAACGCACCCGGCCCTACCGGCCGCAGACCAATGGCAAGGTCGAACGGTTCAACCGCACCCTGCTCGACGAATGGGCCTACGCCACCGCCTACCGGAGCGAGGCCGAACGCCGCGAAGCGTTCGGCCCCTGGCTCCACTCCTACAATCACCACCGCGGACACACCGCACTCGGCGGCAAACCACCCGCCAGCCGCGTCACCAACCTCACAGGGCAGTACAGCTAG
- a CDS encoding DUF6531 domain-containing protein: MTFAAGLTVRWRPAQRRGAVRVPDTDRTRRPVFKGSIEGPIVFEEPPGTSSRLHPLQCPKFSELLTDTRPGDTGYIPDALDVLHTGRLALRTVSRLDQPGPGNGMPEGPENRAENGRATDDCARVCALDPIDVVSGEILPPLQDVLLPGALNMVLRRRNRSRYAGGRWFGDHWVSTLDQHLELDADGVRFTDEDGVVPRYRMAEPGEKVHPVNGSRGR; this comes from the coding sequence ATGACGTTCGCCGCGGGCCTGACAGTGCGATGGCGGCCGGCTCAGCGTCGAGGCGCCGTCCGTGTCCCGGACACTGACCGCACGCGTCGTCCTGTCTTCAAAGGATCGATCGAGGGCCCGATCGTCTTCGAGGAGCCGCCCGGCACCTCCAGCCGCCTCCACCCGCTCCAGTGCCCGAAGTTCAGCGAACTGCTCACCGACACCAGGCCGGGCGACACCGGGTACATCCCCGACGCGCTCGACGTCCTCCACACCGGCCGTCTCGCCCTGCGCACGGTCAGTCGCCTCGACCAGCCCGGACCCGGCAACGGCATGCCCGAGGGACCGGAGAACCGCGCGGAGAACGGCCGGGCGACCGACGACTGCGCCAGAGTGTGCGCGCTCGACCCGATCGACGTCGTCTCCGGCGAGATACTGCCGCCTCTGCAGGACGTCCTGCTGCCCGGCGCGCTGAACATGGTGCTGCGGAGGCGGAACCGCAGCCGGTACGCGGGCGGCCGGTGGTTCGGAGACCACTGGGTGTCCACGCTCGACCAGCACCTCGAACTCGACGCGGACGGCGTGCGGTTCACCGACGAGGACGGCGTGGTGCCGCGGTACCGGATGGCGGAGCCGGGAGAGAAGGTCCATCCGGTCAATGGTTCGCGTGGGCGCTGA
- a CDS encoding nuclear transport factor 2 family protein, producing the protein MALKEQDRIDITNLINLHGHLVDAGDPGRLDELFTADVIYDYSDMGFGELHGRKAIWEAALALGDANPVGHHVTNIVITGIDDDSARVRSKGIGIHADGTAASVVYDDIVIRHPDGWKISRRTTTARRAVHGGRENSPQ; encoded by the coding sequence ATGGCACTGAAGGAACAAGACCGAATAGACATCACCAACCTGATCAACCTCCACGGCCATCTCGTGGACGCCGGAGACCCGGGCCGGTTGGACGAACTGTTCACCGCGGATGTCATCTACGACTACAGCGACATGGGCTTCGGTGAGCTGCACGGTCGCAAGGCCATCTGGGAGGCCGCACTCGCGCTCGGCGATGCCAACCCTGTCGGTCATCACGTCACCAACATTGTCATCACAGGCATCGACGACGACTCGGCGCGGGTCCGCTCCAAAGGCATCGGCATCCACGCCGACGGCACGGCCGCCAGCGTCGTCTACGACGACATCGTCATACGCCACCCCGACGGCTGGAAGATCAGCCGCCGCACGACGACCGCCAGGCGCGCGGTACACGGCGGGCGGGAGAACAGCCCCCAGTGA
- a CDS encoding Fur family transcriptional regulator has translation MSDLLERLRGRGWRMTSQRRVVAEVLSGDHTHLTADEVHARAARRLPEISRATVYNTLGELVSLGEVIEVATDGRAKRYDPNAHRPHQHLVCSKCGTIRDVHPDGDPLTDLPADQRFGFTVSEVEVTYRGLCPNCA, from the coding sequence ATGAGCGACCTGCTGGAACGACTGCGAGGACGCGGCTGGCGCATGACCTCCCAGCGGCGGGTCGTCGCCGAGGTCCTCAGTGGCGACCACACGCATCTGACCGCCGACGAGGTGCACGCCCGCGCGGCGCGGCGTCTGCCCGAGATCTCCCGGGCGACCGTCTACAACACGCTGGGCGAACTGGTCTCCCTCGGCGAGGTCATCGAGGTCGCGACCGACGGCCGCGCCAAGCGCTACGACCCCAACGCGCACCGCCCGCACCAGCACCTGGTGTGCTCCAAGTGCGGCACCATCCGCGACGTCCACCCCGACGGGGACCCGCTCACCGACCTCCCGGCGGACCAGCGCTTCGGCTTCACGGTGTCCGAGGTCGAGGTCACCTACCGGGGGCTGTGCCCGAACTGCGCGTAG